From the genome of Prunus persica cultivar Lovell chromosome G8, Prunus_persica_NCBIv2, whole genome shotgun sequence:
AAACTCCACGGGTCcacgactctctctctccaactcCAATATTATATCAGTGTGAAATTAAGACTTTCCTTAATTTAcagataatttatttttaacttgAACGATGCGATAAAAGAACTTTCCTATCGGGAGCTTGCTAGTTGACTATGGAACTTGCCCGCTTATATATCCTTCTAGAAGACAAGGGTTATTTATTGCTGTTAAAATCCGGTGCTTGAGGTGACATATCTATATTTGGTGTCTCAAagtcaaaaaaaattcaatataatAATCATTAAATCATATGCTTTGCTATAATTGGAGTGGTTAACAGCAATTAATTAAGGAAGGATTAGTCCACAAAACTATCAAACAGACTAAAAAAGTAGTaattattgaaagaaaaagttggATTTAGGTTGGCAGCCTCCACAGGCTGGATCAATAGAATTCTAGGTTGCACATTAGCTTTTCTTAACCTAATACACGGATATAATAAAGATACGTGTAAGTTGTAggttatataattataattaaagaaaggaTAATTATTTGTCTCACGATAGGTTAGAAGCAATCTACTAATTGTTAATGTGATATGCACTTATTTACAGGAAATAATGAAACTAATAGAATCTAGTACATTATAATGCccttaattataataatttagaGAACCTCAGTGGTACAAAGAGAGGGCGGCATGTATCTTGATCCGGCAAGCTCACCTCAATCAatacaacccaaaaaagagagagcATACTTAGCTAACCTAGGAACGAGGCTTCTGAACGTATAAAGGAAGGAGTACTATCTTGAGTTCATAAGTAACTGCTATTAATCACTTGAgctgtttttgtgataaaactcCTTCTTTAAGTAGATACTCATATCACATCAGCATGATATCGTTGTATGATCTTCCTATAAAAATCTCTTTATAATaatctttcttcctttctaaTCAAAAAGCAACCTTAGGATacataacatatatattaacAATTTGAGCTAGAAGTCctttttaatacaatatatGGAGTTCTTTAAGAATATAGATAATCGTATCACATCAACATGATAACGTGGTATCACCATTCCATAAAACTTTCTTCATATTAATTTCTCTACGTTTTTACCTAGGCTTAAACGAAGAAATTTAAATGGGATATGATCAAGAAGGAACGTTAGGATAAGTAACAAATGTTGAAAAGTCGGCAAACTTTCATCAAATTTCTATTTTGGCTCAGTGAGCTATGACATATCACACAGCACTCTTGATCGTTAAGGTCTTTGCCAAGTTGCCAAGTTGCGTATGAAAATGAAACCAGTGAATTTTGGCACGTTTCTCATActaatttgaaataataatatgagatATTTAATCATATACATGCTGAAAGAAAAGGACTAAAACATGGGATTGACTTATCTTTCCATTTGCATTAGTATCATTAGTTCCTCAACCACAAAGTCGTAGAAAAAACTGATTTGATTGGGGCTTTACTATTTCTAAAACCCCTCCTATGGTGCTATGCTAAATTCCTCCAATTCATCTTGGAAATAttacattctttttttcttttcttttttttggtaaaagaaattaattctCATTTATCGGAACTGAAACTGGCCACGCAAAGACAAATCCCAGCATCTACTGGTAAAAAAACCTACAAttatcaaaacaaaactacaCTAAACATCATACTGTACAGGGtttgattgaaaataaaataaaattcaattcacATGAATTAAGAACAATAGGAATTGAGTGGTTCAGGATCACAACTAATATCTACATTGTTGCTCAACGTACTAACTGGACTCTGCCCATAACAGGTTAACGTTAAGGGCAATGCAACGTCTTTCTCCCCACCGGGAGCATTACCATTTGTTAATTCTGGAAATTTCTTTGCCCTAAATACTCCCCATAAATAAATCTTTGTCTGAAACCCTGCAAATCAATATAGTCAACACTGCTATTCACctgaaaggagaaaaaaaaactggaaAAGCTTTAAACAAATAGCGATTTCAAGACTCACTCTGATATTGCTCGGGCAGTATAGTCGAAGTGAAAACTAAAAGCTCAGCATTGTCCAGAATGGCTTTCATAGCAAGATCATCCTGGATCATGCTAGCCACGAGACTGTCAAAATCTTTCTCATCTCTGCacccaaagaaaataataataactaagAAAAACAGCGAATTTTAAGAAATCCAAACAGCAAAAGTAGATGGACAAAAGTAAGACAGTTAAATGTATCACCTTTCGTTGTCAGGAAAAAAGTAAAGAGCGATACTCCGGTCACTAGGCCCCAACTTCTCAAAAGCTTTTGGCCACACATCAGTCCTACGAACCAATTCTGGAAAAATCAGCAACGGCAACAGTTCTGCCTCCTCGCGCACTTTAGGACAGGCTAGGCTAGAGAGATGGGCTACAAGTCCACTAACAATGTTGAAGTCTTTGTTGAATATGCTTAGACTTCCCCTGTCAATAAGACAAACTAGCTCATGATTTATACCCTGCCCACCATAAATTTGAAAGAGGCGGAAAGGAAATTTCTTTTACCTCCAGATTGGATCAATGATAGGCTGTGCAGCAACATAAGAATTGTGTTCTATGATTTGTAAAGCATCACTAGTAATAATTTGAGAGGTTTTTACAAACTCGAGAACGTCATGGAAGGAATTGAACTGATATTCAAGAACTTCTCTGCACGGATTACCAACATTCTGACCACTGTCACAATTATTACTGCCCTCAGCCTCATGTTCACAAGGGCTACCTTCACGTATCTGTAAAATCATTTTATCCCCTTCACATATCTGCGCCTTTTTAGCCACAGATTTAGGAAAAGTCAATCTATTCTTTTTCCTCCTCCTTTTCTTCAACTTCTTGTTATGATGATTTTTTGTTGATCTTACTGATTTATCAATTGTAGAAGGCTTTATAATCTTTGGTTCACAATCCACACAAAGCCAAGTAATATCTTcatcaaaaatattttctgcGGGCACATCAAGGCAATAActgcaaagaaataaaagagaagaggCATCAGTTGATCACCAATCCATgcaaaatcattttaaaaagttaaaattgaGGATTCAGGCAGCTAAGATCTCATAGAATTTGTActtttaaatatgatttcAAGAACTAATTCAACGTCAACTTGCAGCATCATTACAGTCATGCACGCATCTTTGCTTTCCAAAGTTCAATAACCAGGAAATGAAGCATTTATTTCAGGATAATGTGGTATATAAATAACAGTAATGTGTCAATTCTTTGTcatgggaaaaagaaaaaagacaaacaaaagaaaaaggaaacaagttATACAGATGAATAGCATAATTCTGGCACTGTTCACAGTAGATTAAGGCATCTTCAAAGCCTCTGTCACCACACTGTTGACAAACAATCACCTGCAACAACCCACAGTTAACGTTAGCATGTTTCTGCTCTACTTATAGATTATTAAttagcataaaataacaaaacaaacaatccCAGAACACAAACCAATACTAACTCAATAACTGGATCCATataaacaaccaaaaagaagagaCTACAAGTTTAAAGTGATGTGGAAGTAATCATGAAAACTTATTCGTTCAACCATTATCCACAATTACCCAAAAGCACATGTTTGTATCAGCTCCACTCCCTCCTCAATCTTTTGTGTCAGCGAAAAAGGATTTATGCAAAATCCCCTTAACTTTTAACCAGTAAGCTGGTCACTGACACTACCACAGGCGTATGATCAAGTTTAGTCAACGActaaattctttaaaaaaagagaagatttATACCTCGAATAACTAACAACTGATAGATCATTTAAATAAACCAATAAACCCATTTTTTCAACTGGCCAGACACTAGATAGTCAATTGCTAATTTCTATTAAGTTCTGagagaattgaagaagaattggAATACAGTTGAAGACAATGAATCCACAGCCACATGCTTGCCCGAATAAGCACGTATATGCACacatacataatttttttttctttctctaggGTTGGGGAGTGAGGGGGATCAAACAACCCCAGTATTTAGCAATATCAAATCTGATAAACCAGTCAACCAAATGAGTTGGTATAAAAAAGTGGAATCATAAAATCCATTTTCTTGAGGTACCAATCAAAATACATTCAGATATTTTTCCGAAACTAATGAGAGATGCCTAATTAatgacccaaaaaacaaaggtgGACATATGAAATCATTTATAATGCATGCTGGAATCTCAGAGTTATTTGAATGAAATAGCATCAACATAAATGAGCATTAATAAGAATCAATGTTGTTGGAACAAGATAGTAGGTTTTgctttatctttattttcccCTGTATTGACCGGTAAAAGAGGATCCATCAAATCAAACATGGCCATATCAataattggaaaagaaaaaaaaaagtgaaccTCAAACACCAATAAATATATTGTATGTTACGCAGTCTAAGTGGTTAAAATACAACTACCAAGAGTAGCCAAATTTGATAATTTAGGACTACTTAAGTACAGGTTACATTAACAATTATGCTCTGACATCTTCGTTCTTCACGCACATCCGGTTTTCATTAAAATCTAATGCTTATGGAGACATTAAATGATACATGAGCCTAAAAGTCAAGAATTTCTTGTACATACTGAAGCTATAGAAGTTTTATTAATGTAAGaacatgaaaaaggaaaaagattggatgaatcaataaacaaaagagaagatcCAATGATATTACATCTTTAATCATGTTAGGAAGGATGAAACCAATGAaagacaaaaaggaaaagctgCCTTTATTTATAATCTCTAATCTTAATTAACAGGGCTGCTTACTGCGAATCTGGATATATAATTACCCCAAAGAAGACAAGGCAAGTTGGGGTgcagataaaaaaagaaacaacttGGGTTTgcagattttgaaatttgatggGTTAGACagcaaaaataacaataatatattaattagatctatataaaaataaaaataaagatttcaAAGCATTAGCCCTCTAGCATTAGAGACTCATGAATAAAAATggaaacagaaaatagaaatgCAATTTATAACTGTGGTATAGAATCTAAAGCTGCTCAGTATAGCGTTGTATAACTGAAATGCCTGAGCAGAGACAATCCTAAAGCATCATAACATATTCTGGCTCCGCCACTCAATTACTATCACTTTCCTGGAGAAATTTTATACTCCCAGTAATTACTTTACCATCTTAAAAGTCGCTGGAAAGAACTAAGTAATTTGAAGGCTAAAGTAAGGCATAGAGCAAACACACCCCACATATGACATTGACTTAGGAAGGAACCAGTCTCAAATTACAGAGTCAAATCTACCGCTTTCAcaataaatacaaaagaaattcTTATAACCACAAAACTAAAAAGAGGAGACCAACCAACAAAATGCAACAGCTTAAAAATCAGCAAAAACTTTACTTATAAAAGCAAGCAATCTCTCTGACCTAAAAGTCCACAATCACACTCCCTCAAACACTTCCCAGgctttcaaaaaaaatcagcAAGACAGTTTCTACTAACTTAGCGAAGAACCATTCAAACATATTGAGTAAATCGAAACTTTTCAGAAGccaaatatgaaattaaaattggaaaatgtAGCCAAAATTCAAATGGGTAGTGTGCAAAGAAACATACCATAGTTTGCATGTTCTCAAGGTTCCAACAAGAAAGTTGCAacccttaaattttctgtgaAATAAACTGCAACACGAGAACTCTGTGGGTCAATTGGGAGCGAGAATGTGAGAGGCACGGCACGGAGGAGCCAAGGGCATTAGGGTTTCGAAGAGGTCGTCTTTCAGTGCTGCTCAATCAGTGAAGCACTGCAAATTTGTCAGAGATCTGGGTTTTGTCAGTGAGAAGATGAAATcgaaagagaaaattgaaaatgtaaATATTTTGTCGGAAAACAAATAGGAGGGAAAATCTAAAAACCAAGAAATGTAAAGGTGAAGCAACTGAAAATAGTGGTGGTGGTCGTGGAAGGAAGCGTGGCGCTTTGGGTGGGAAACAAACCATTATACGGTACGTCGTTCACTCACCTTGAGTGGAGTGCAAACGTGAAGTCGTTTCGATGTGAACGATAAAAGTACTCCTACTGCAGTGACCCGTGTCAAAAATTAGACATGACATGTCATGCCTTGTCTTTACCTATATGACATTACAAAGCAGAGCAAGATTGCAGAGTTGTTGAGTATGTAGTCAGAAGTTCAGactgttgtaaaagtttgaaggtggagcccacagaggaagtttccttgcatcttccaggaactttccttccctgtatttatcaattcaggaagtttccttgcatcttccaggaaccttcccttccctgtattttaccaaaaccttagcctataaataggcatatcACTTGCAATGGAAAGGGTGACCaacggagaaaagaaagaaaggggagaagagaaaaagaagagagaaggagaagagaaaaagaagaaagaaaagagagaagaagaaagagagagaaaattcagtgagcctcacatattgtaaactctaaagttgtagccctattatttcatatagtgaaaaagttactgctgttgctctccgaggacgtaggcatagtcgaacctcgttaaatgctgtgtctcatctacttttcgtgcagctcaatattcgtacatattccaggttatttttataacacgttatcagcacgagaagctctcaggtataatttttgtgctgcactattatctatactactaaccactaacaaaaatggacccttggtaatactaaacatattatcagtgggagaccgttactaatactaactttttcttattttattcggtggtggttttaaccccacatttatttactgtatggtgtaggtttattacccatacatgcacctttactttatcgcaaatttattttaccgcatatttattttatttactgtatggtgtaggtttattacccatacaacagtatttatttaaaagggtggtgcgggtttatcgtccacgcctttacttttatgtatggagcagaattagtgcccatacaagcacaatttactttaccgcacatttaattttatttaaagtatggtgcgggattaacgtccatacagcaagcaatttaatttatgaatttaatttaccgcacatttacatttatttaaagtgtggtgcgggtttatcgtccataccagtaatttatttaccatcaatttattttatggattaaatgtgctgtatgatgagtttttacagtatgcagatcaggaccagaagttccttgatcctcatcatacaattacatcaggacttgaagatccttgatgatgatattaatatgagagctggcagtctctccggtactgtatttgtaaacatgtgatcggacttaagggtccttgatccctgacatgtaaataaggacctagagttccttaatgatgtaacagtaccgtattggttcatggtgccgtacacatgtatgataactgtactggcagatgaatagatacgtattcatgacttgataaatagtactattcacatgaatagtgacgtatgcatacatattaaccattttgggtaaaccgtcactatatacaaaagggaacctgcagtttcatggtgccgtacacatggatgataactgtactggcagatgaatagatacgtattcatgacttgatgaatagtactattcacatgaatagtgacgtatgcataaatattaaccattttgggtaaaccgtcactatatacaaaagggaacctgcagttccttaaactcatggataagcaattaaatgagatgccagaagttcctcaagatatggacaattatgtaaggacttgaagtccagaaatatgtacagaaaattgtaaaaatgtccataccatgagaatatgtggctttggcctgaagttcaaaattttcagtgttgagaacctgaagttccaacaattaaatggacaacccttgaggtattattgcaaattgtggtatgccacctatttctttggcataagaagatgatgaatttaataaaattcgattttgttataatcgacacctcaaggaagaaatatattttgtgaattccggttgttaagaatacaccgcgaaatggataatattaatataaacctcaaataatgaattgaggctccccacatattttgttatatctgggccggaagcccatgaatccaaatatatgagaaatcctaaacttgaagttgtgggtatatagtagttaatgctcttcactactatattgcgatattatcatggcttttactcaattcacatttcatgtccatttgaaaagggcaaataaattctgagtttgtgcccaggccaaaagttccgggctaccatgtgataaaatatgaaatttaggagagacaatgtggttatttgaacctataaggcacaaggttccaaaccgtcattttgaaaagacgtaaaaaccacaggtgcaagtttaagaatgtgcgcaattattattacaggaacatacaacagatagatttttttccacctgcaatgaaggtgcagaccctgtaaaaatttataaaattacattatgttctggaagcctctgaaggaagaggacgacgcttcttaagcttagccatgagcttctcgtggtctcccaaaattctttcattggagacctgcagcatgtctagccttctcagtgtatcaacagagtacgaactcaccagtttcaacaaggcattattctctcctttaagtttctcaacctcctgttgagactcatgaagcattctttggagagacgaattttcagttgttaaattctcaacctcgtttgctctggcacgcaaacgatcagccatgttagaaacagaaacagcactctgaatgctaaaagccattgagtcatcaatagcctcttcctctgatctccccgtcaacaacatttcatctattggagtaatgaaattcctagctactatgacagcagtagcatcattcatcttcacagaatcattaactgtgagatgacgatttttggatacaaaggatggacgccaaacttgggcgtcactggtagttgtgggagcatcatttaaattgaaataatttgggcaggaagaagaggaagccatttttaagaaggtttcgaagaaagtcttagaaaaactaaaggctcggaaaatgaaggaagttgagttgaaacgcagtttgcaaaggcaatatctatagacgAAAATGTGGCAACttttcaggaccccaatatcttctcgaatccccatattatctttttctttccca
Proteins encoded in this window:
- the LOC18767991 gene encoding uncharacterized protein LOC18767991, whose translation is MQTMVIVCQQCGDRGFEDALIYCEQCQNYAIHLYCLDVPAENIFDEDITWLCVDCEPKIIKPSTIDKSVRSTKNHHNKKLKKRRRKKNRLTFPKSVAKKAQICEGDKMILQIREGSPCEHEAEGSNNCDSGQNVGNPCREVLEYQFNSFHDVLEFVKTSQIITSDALQIIEHNSYVAAQPIIDPIWRGSLSIFNKDFNIVSGLVAHLSSLACPKVREEAELLPLLIFPELVRRTDVWPKAFEKLGPSDRSIALYFFPDNERDEKDFDSLVASMIQDDLAMKAILDNAELLVFTSTILPEQYQRFQTKIYLWGVFRAKKFPELTNGNAPGGEKDVALPLTLTCYGQSPVSTLSNNVDISCDPEPLNSYCS